A stretch of the Pseudomonas sp. ACM7 genome encodes the following:
- the cobT gene encoding nicotinate-nucleotide--dimethylbenzimidazole phosphoribosyltransferase translates to MTQSWWLNPCKPIDAQAVEQAQARQQQLTKPAGSLGRLEWVAVQLAGMQGQVKPSLDQLWIAIFAGDHGVVAEGVSAFPQEVTGQMLHNFVSGGAAISVLARQLGASLEVVDLGTVTPSLNLPGVRHLNIGPGTANFVEGAAMTPAQGELALQAGRDSVQRAIVAGAQLFIGGEMGIGNTTAASALACALLDCPVVHLAGPGTGLNAAGVSHKAQVIERALALHSAQRGDALQTLFNLGGFEIAALVGAYLACAQEGVAALVDGFICSVAALVAVRLNPECRQWLLFGHRGVEPGHRHVLETLNAEPLLDLGLRLGEGSGAALAVPLLRLACDLHGQMATFAEAAVADRPA, encoded by the coding sequence ATGACTCAATCCTGGTGGCTTAACCCGTGCAAACCGATCGATGCTCAAGCGGTCGAGCAGGCGCAGGCCCGGCAACAACAGCTGACCAAACCGGCCGGCTCCCTCGGTCGGCTTGAGTGGGTGGCCGTGCAATTGGCCGGGATGCAGGGGCAGGTCAAGCCGAGTCTGGATCAGCTGTGGATCGCGATTTTTGCCGGTGACCATGGCGTGGTCGCTGAAGGGGTATCGGCATTTCCCCAGGAAGTTACCGGGCAGATGCTGCACAACTTCGTCAGTGGTGGGGCGGCGATCAGCGTGTTGGCGCGGCAACTCGGGGCATCCCTGGAAGTTGTCGACCTCGGCACGGTCACACCGTCGTTGAATTTGCCGGGCGTGCGGCACTTGAACATCGGCCCGGGCACGGCGAATTTCGTCGAAGGGGCGGCCATGACGCCGGCTCAAGGCGAACTCGCTTTGCAGGCCGGCCGCGACAGCGTGCAGCGCGCCATCGTGGCGGGTGCGCAGTTGTTTATCGGTGGCGAGATGGGCATCGGCAACACCACCGCAGCCAGCGCATTGGCCTGTGCCTTGCTCGATTGCCCGGTGGTACATCTGGCCGGTCCGGGCACGGGTTTGAACGCGGCGGGCGTCAGTCATAAAGCCCAGGTTATCGAGCGCGCTTTGGCGTTGCACAGCGCTCAACGTGGCGATGCACTGCAAACCCTGTTCAACCTCGGCGGTTTTGAAATCGCGGCACTAGTCGGCGCGTATCTGGCGTGTGCCCAGGAAGGCGTCGCGGCGCTGGTGGACGGTTTCATTTGCAGCGTCGCGGCGTTGGTGGCGGTGCGCTTGAATCCTGAATGCCGTCAGTGGCTGTTGTTCGGTCATCGCGGCGTCGAGCCGGGTCATCGTCACGTGCTGGAAACCCTGAACGCCGAACCGCTGCTGGACCTCGGCCTGCGTCTGGGCGAGGGCAGTGGCGCGGCGTTGGCCGTGCCGTTGCTGCGTCTGGCGTGCGACCTTCACGGGCAGATGGCGACGTTCGCCGAGGCCGCCGTGGCGGACCGTCCGGCATGA
- the cobC gene encoding alpha-ribazole phosphatase family protein, which translates to MTLRLDLLRHGETELGGGLRGSLDDALTEKGWAQMRAAVVECGPWDRLVSSPLQRCARFAEELGAQLGLPVQLDKDLQELHFGAWEGQSAAALMETDAEALGLFWADPYSFTPPQGEPVADFATRVLAAVERLQATYAGERVLLISHGGVMRLLLAQARGLPREQLLNVEVGHGALFSLTVESGVLLKEAI; encoded by the coding sequence ATGACCTTGCGCCTGGACCTGTTGCGCCACGGTGAAACCGAACTCGGCGGCGGTTTGCGCGGCAGCCTCGACGATGCGCTGACTGAAAAGGGCTGGGCACAGATGCGCGCGGCGGTGGTCGAGTGTGGGCCTTGGGATCGTTTGGTCAGCTCGCCGTTGCAGCGGTGTGCGCGGTTCGCCGAAGAACTCGGCGCACAACTGGGTTTGCCAGTGCAGTTGGATAAAGACCTGCAAGAGCTACACTTCGGCGCCTGGGAAGGGCAGAGCGCTGCGGCGCTGATGGAAACTGATGCCGAGGCGTTGGGATTGTTCTGGGCCGACCCTTATTCGTTTACGCCGCCTCAGGGTGAGCCGGTGGCGGATTTTGCGACGCGGGTGTTGGCAGCTGTTGAGCGCTTACAGGCTACCTACGCAGGCGAGCGGGTATTGCTGATCAGTCACGGCGGGGTCATGCGTTTGTTGCTGGCTCAGGCGCGGGGATTGCCTCGTGAGCAGTTGCTCAACGTCGAAGTCGGCCATGGCGCGTTGTTTTCGCTGACGGTCGAATCCGGCGTGTTGTTAAAGGAAGCGATCTGA
- the cobU gene encoding bifunctional adenosylcobinamide kinase/adenosylcobinamide-phosphate guanylyltransferase — translation MLQLILGGARSGKSRLAEKLASDSNLAVTYIATSQPLDGEMNERVAHHRARRPAEWALIEEPVELARILRETASAERCLLVDCLTLWMTNLLMLDDAERLSAERDALLECLASLPGEIIFVSNETGMGVVPLGELTRRYVDEAGWLHQALAERCQRVVLTVAGLPLTLKGTAL, via the coding sequence ATGCTGCAACTGATCCTCGGCGGCGCCCGTTCCGGTAAAAGCCGCCTGGCCGAAAAACTCGCCTCCGACAGCAATCTGGCGGTGACCTACATTGCCACCAGCCAACCCCTCGACGGTGAAATGAACGAGCGGGTCGCCCATCACCGCGCCCGTCGTCCAGCCGAATGGGCGTTGATCGAAGAGCCTGTGGAACTCGCCCGCATCCTGCGCGAAACCGCCAGTGCCGAACGTTGCCTGCTGGTGGATTGCCTGACGTTGTGGATGACCAATCTGCTGATGCTCGACGACGCCGAGCGACTGTCTGCCGAACGTGATGCATTGCTGGAGTGCCTGGCGTCGTTGCCGGGTGAAATCATTTTTGTCAGCAACGAGACCGGAATGGGTGTCGTGCCGCTGGGCGAATTGACTCGCCGCTATGTCGATGAAGCCGGTTGGCTGCATCAAGCGTTGGCCGAGCGCTGTCAACGCGTCGTCCTGACCGTCGCCGGTCTGCCCCTGACTTTGAAAGGAACTGCGTTATGA
- a CDS encoding sel1 repeat family protein, producing MKFRCVSVPAISTPPNVTPPKRFSMRVAEWLLDSPRLGENPNVKHFAGHLLKQPAREGVVAAQSRLGQLMCRECGNARDRRIGQDLLRSAARAGDRRAQQELGLIED from the coding sequence ATGAAGTTTCGCTGCGTATCAGTCCCTGCAATCTCCACACCTCCCAACGTTACCCCGCCCAAGCGCTTTTCGATGCGTGTGGCCGAGTGGCTGCTGGACAGCCCGCGTCTGGGCGAAAACCCCAACGTCAAACACTTCGCCGGACATTTGCTCAAGCAGCCAGCCCGTGAAGGGGTCGTGGCCGCGCAAAGCCGTCTCGGTCAGCTGATGTGCCGTGAATGCGGGAATGCCCGGGATCGCCGTATCGGCCAGGACCTTTTGCGTTCGGCCGCGCGGGCAGGGGATCGGCGCGCCCAGCAGGAACTGGGTCTGATCGAAGACTGA
- a CDS encoding cobyric acid synthase: protein MTTLMVQGTTSDAGKSTLVTALCRWVTRQGVSVVPFKPQNMALNSAVTADGGEIGRAQAVQAQAANLEPHTDMNPVLLKPNSDTGAQVIIHGRAVTTMNAVAYHDYKAIAMQAVLASHERLSAAYPVVMVEGAGSPAEINLRAGDIANMGFAEAVDCPVVLIADINRGGVFAHLVGTLELLSPSEQARVKGFIINRFRGDIALLQPGLDWLEARTGKPVIGVLPYVMDLHLEAEDGIDQRQTDKADQVLKVLVPVLPRISNHTDFDPLRLHPQVDLQFIGPGQAIPPADLIILPGSKSVRSDLAYLRANGWDTAISRHLRYGGKVLGICGGLQMLGEQVHDPLGLEGAPGSSAGLGLLAFETQLEEEKQMRNVRGRLALEDAPVSGYEIHAGVTTGPALENAAVQLDDGRCDGAQSVDGQIFGTYLHGLFESPAACSALLRWAGLQAVQEVDYHALRERDIERLADLVEKHLDTRLLRELCGF, encoded by the coding sequence ATGACTACGTTGATGGTGCAGGGCACCACTTCCGACGCCGGTAAAAGCACGCTGGTGACGGCGTTGTGCCGCTGGGTCACGCGTCAGGGCGTCAGCGTCGTGCCGTTCAAGCCGCAGAACATGGCACTTAACAGTGCGGTGACCGCCGACGGTGGCGAGATCGGTCGCGCGCAAGCGGTGCAGGCTCAGGCCGCCAACCTTGAGCCGCACACCGACATGAACCCGGTGCTGCTCAAACCCAACAGCGACACCGGCGCCCAAGTGATCATCCATGGTCGCGCGGTCACGACGATGAACGCGGTCGCGTATCACGACTACAAAGCCATCGCCATGCAAGCAGTGCTGGCCTCCCATGAACGGCTGAGCGCAGCGTATCCAGTGGTCATGGTCGAAGGAGCGGGCTCGCCGGCCGAGATCAATCTGCGTGCCGGTGACATCGCCAACATGGGCTTTGCCGAGGCCGTGGATTGTCCGGTGGTGCTGATCGCCGACATCAATCGCGGCGGGGTTTTCGCGCATCTGGTGGGCACACTGGAACTGCTGTCGCCCAGCGAGCAGGCGCGGGTCAAAGGCTTCATCATCAACCGGTTTCGCGGCGATATCGCTTTGCTGCAACCGGGTCTCGACTGGCTGGAAGCGCGCACCGGCAAACCGGTGATCGGCGTTCTGCCTTACGTGATGGACCTGCACCTGGAAGCCGAGGACGGCATCGATCAGCGTCAGACCGACAAGGCCGACCAGGTGCTGAAAGTGCTGGTGCCGGTGCTGCCGCGCATCAGCAACCACACCGATTTCGATCCGTTGCGCCTGCATCCGCAGGTGGATCTGCAATTCATCGGCCCCGGCCAGGCGATTCCGCCGGCGGACCTGATTATTCTCCCCGGTTCGAAAAGCGTGCGCAGCGACCTCGCGTATCTGCGGGCCAATGGCTGGGACACCGCGATCAGTCGTCATCTTCGTTATGGCGGTAAAGTGCTGGGGATTTGCGGCGGTCTGCAAATGCTCGGCGAGCAGGTACACGACCCGCTAGGCCTCGAAGGCGCACCGGGTTCCAGCGCCGGTTTGGGCTTGTTGGCGTTTGAAACGCAGCTCGAAGAAGAGAAGCAGATGCGCAATGTGCGCGGACGTCTGGCGCTCGAAGACGCGCCGGTCAGCGGTTACGAAATTCATGCCGGCGTCACCACCGGGCCGGCATTGGAAAACGCCGCGGTGCAGCTGGACGACGGTCGCTGCGACGGTGCGCAAAGTGTGGACGGGCAGATATTCGGCACCTATCTGCATGGGCTGTTTGAATCGCCCGCGGCGTGCAGTGCGTTGTTGCGCTGGGCAGGTTTGCAGGCTGTGCAGGAAGTGGATTATCACGCGTTGCGTGAGCGCGATATCGAGCGGCTGGCGGATCTGGTGGAGAAGCATCTGGATACACGGCTGTTGCGTGAGCTCTGCGGGTTTTAG
- the cbiB gene encoding adenosylcobinamide-phosphate synthase CbiB, with the protein MSVALLSVAAVALDALLGEPKRWHPLVAFGRFADRIEQRFNGEGRGWRSHGVTAWVIAVLPLTLLATAFSWAPYVGWIVEILVLYCALGMRSLGEHVEPVAKALRSDDLDEARKRVSYLVSRQTSELDKTEVARAATESVLENGSDAVFAALFWFAVAGAPGVVLYRLSNTLDAMWGYRNVRFERFGWAAAKIDDVLNYIPARLVALTYALLGKTRLALKCWRTQGPTWDSPNAGPVMAAGAGALGVELGGAAIYHGELHQRPPLGEGVPADADSIDRGWQLVQRGVWLWLLILCVGAEFYA; encoded by the coding sequence ATGAGTGTGGCGTTGTTGAGTGTCGCCGCGGTTGCGCTGGATGCGCTGCTGGGTGAACCCAAACGCTGGCATCCGCTGGTGGCTTTCGGCCGTTTTGCCGACCGCATCGAGCAACGTTTCAATGGTGAAGGTCGCGGCTGGCGCAGTCATGGCGTCACTGCCTGGGTGATCGCGGTGTTGCCGCTGACCTTGCTGGCCACGGCGTTTTCCTGGGCGCCCTATGTCGGCTGGATCGTCGAAATTCTCGTGCTCTATTGCGCCCTCGGCATGCGCAGCCTCGGTGAACACGTCGAGCCGGTGGCCAAGGCGCTGCGCAGCGATGATTTGGACGAGGCGCGCAAACGGGTCAGTTATCTGGTCAGCCGCCAGACCAGCGAACTGGATAAAACCGAAGTCGCCCGCGCCGCCACAGAATCGGTGCTGGAGAACGGCAGCGATGCGGTATTCGCTGCGCTGTTCTGGTTTGCCGTGGCCGGCGCGCCTGGTGTGGTGCTCTACCGTTTGAGCAACACGCTGGATGCGATGTGGGGTTATCGCAATGTACGATTCGAGCGTTTCGGCTGGGCCGCGGCAAAGATCGACGATGTCCTCAACTATATTCCTGCACGCCTGGTGGCGCTGACCTACGCGCTGCTGGGTAAAACCCGACTGGCGCTGAAATGCTGGCGCACCCAGGGCCCGACCTGGGACAGCCCGAATGCCGGTCCGGTGATGGCGGCCGGTGCCGGTGCGCTCGGAGTCGAGTTGGGCGGGGCGGCGATTTATCACGGTGAACTGCATCAGCGTCCGCCACTGGGCGAAGGCGTGCCGGCGGACGCCGACTCCATCGACCGCGGCTGGCAATTGGTCCAGCGCGGGGTATGGTTATGGTTGCTGATCCTCTGCGTGGGGGCTGAATTTTATGCTTGA
- a CDS encoding MFS transporter has translation MTSMWRTCGWVLLGSALILALSLGVRHGFGLFLAPMSAEFGWGRETFAFAIALQNLIWGLAQPFTGALADRFGAAKVVLVGGVLYALGLMFMGLSDSAVTLSLSAGLLIGIGLSGTSFSVILGVVGRAVPPEKRSMGMGIASAAGSFGQFAMLPGTLGLIGWLGWSAALLVLGLLVALIVPLVSMLKDKPLPVFGHEQTLSEALHEACSHSGFWLLAFGFFVCGFQVVFIGVHLPAYLVDQHLPASVGTTVLALIGLFNIFGTYTAGWLGGRMSKPRLLTGLYLLRAVVIGLFLWAPVTTTTAYLFGMAMGFLWLSTVPLTNGTVATLFGVRNLSMLGGIVFLFHQLGSFLGGWLGGVVYDRTGSYDLIWQVAILLSLLAAALNWPVRERPVARLQTQMSAI, from the coding sequence ATGACATCGATGTGGCGTACGTGCGGTTGGGTTTTATTGGGGAGTGCGCTGATTCTCGCATTGTCCTTGGGTGTAAGACACGGCTTCGGGCTGTTTCTGGCGCCGATGAGTGCCGAGTTCGGCTGGGGGCGTGAGACGTTTGCCTTCGCCATTGCCTTGCAGAACCTGATCTGGGGCCTGGCGCAGCCATTCACCGGCGCGCTGGCCGACCGCTTTGGCGCCGCGAAAGTGGTGCTGGTCGGCGGTGTCTTGTATGCATTGGGCCTGATGTTCATGGGCCTGTCGGATTCGGCCGTGACCTTGTCCCTGAGTGCCGGCCTGTTGATTGGCATCGGCCTGTCCGGCACCTCCTTCTCGGTGATCCTCGGCGTGGTCGGCCGCGCAGTGCCGCCGGAGAAACGCAGCATGGGCATGGGCATTGCCAGCGCAGCCGGTTCTTTCGGCCAGTTCGCCATGTTGCCCGGCACGCTGGGGTTGATCGGCTGGCTCGGCTGGTCCGCGGCATTGCTGGTGTTGGGCCTGTTGGTGGCGCTGATTGTGCCGCTGGTGAGCATGCTCAAGGACAAGCCGCTGCCGGTGTTCGGCCATGAGCAAACACTGTCCGAGGCCCTGCACGAGGCCTGTTCCCATTCGGGTTTCTGGCTGCTGGCGTTCGGCTTTTTTGTTTGCGGCTTCCAGGTGGTATTCATCGGCGTGCACTTGCCGGCTTATCTGGTGGATCAGCACCTCCCGGCGAGCGTCGGTACGACAGTGCTGGCGCTGATCGGGCTGTTCAACATATTCGGGACATACACGGCGGGCTGGCTTGGCGGGCGGATGTCCAAGCCGCGTTTGCTCACCGGCCTGTATCTGCTGCGGGCAGTGGTGATTGGGTTGTTCCTGTGGGCGCCAGTCACGACGACCACCGCGTACCTGTTCGGCATGGCGATGGGCTTCCTGTGGCTGTCGACCGTGCCCTTGACCAACGGCACCGTCGCGACCTTGTTCGGCGTGCGAAATCTGTCCATGCTCGGTGGGATTGTTTTCCTGTTTCACCAGCTCGGATCGTTCCTCGGCGGCTGGTTGGGCGGGGTGGTGTACGACCGAACCGGAAGCTATGACTTGATCTGGCAGGTAGCGATTCTCTTGAGCCTGTTGGCCGCCGCCCTGAACTGGCCGGTGCGTGAGCGGCCGGTGGCGCGTCTGCAAACACAGATGAGTGCGATATGA
- a CDS encoding OmpP1/FadL family transporter, with protein sequence MKKVMLKTTLSLAVTLASTQIFASGFALNEQSISGMGTGFAGRSSSADDASTVFGNPAGMSRLKREQVTGGVAFIDAHTDISDASSRPNSGTNKGDMVPFMGVPMGYYVKPIDDQWAVGFGVYAPFGLVTDYENGFAGKYFGSKSEVKIVTLQPTVSYAFNDKVSIGFGPTINRIDGTLESNLSLTQRAPDGEVKIKGDDTALGYNIGILVQATDSTRVGLTYHSKVKYKLEGNTKVNYGFLANLRQNPNQKYDASLDITTPESVDFSVTHQLDDQWTLYAGSTWTRWSRLKEISVENSGVPAALAPQFGTITEEQNWHDTWAHAIGASYQLNKQWVLRTGLSVDQAPTNNENRSPRIPTGDRKIFSLGAGWSPTDDLTIDVAYSYLREESVKVNNSNGAPRNQSYNAKYENSANGFGVGATYRF encoded by the coding sequence ATGAAAAAAGTAATGCTCAAAACCACCCTTAGCCTCGCCGTTACCTTGGCATCCACCCAAATCTTCGCAAGTGGCTTCGCCCTTAACGAACAAAGCATCAGCGGGATGGGGACAGGTTTTGCCGGGCGATCTTCTTCTGCCGACGATGCATCCACCGTTTTTGGCAACCCTGCCGGCATGTCTCGCCTCAAGCGCGAACAAGTGACCGGTGGTGTTGCATTTATCGACGCGCACACTGACATCAGTGATGCCAGCTCCCGCCCGAATAGTGGTACCAACAAAGGTGACATGGTCCCTTTCATGGGCGTGCCCATGGGCTACTACGTAAAGCCAATCGATGACCAGTGGGCAGTCGGTTTCGGCGTCTACGCTCCATTCGGTCTGGTGACCGACTACGAGAACGGCTTCGCCGGCAAATACTTCGGCAGCAAGAGCGAAGTCAAAATCGTGACTCTCCAGCCAACCGTCAGCTACGCCTTCAACGACAAGGTGTCGATCGGTTTCGGTCCGACCATCAACCGCATCGACGGTACTCTGGAATCGAACCTGTCGCTGACCCAACGTGCACCGGACGGTGAAGTCAAGATCAAGGGTGACGACACGGCGCTGGGCTACAACATCGGTATCCTGGTTCAAGCCACCGACTCCACCCGCGTCGGCCTGACCTACCACTCGAAAGTGAAGTACAAGCTTGAGGGTAACACCAAGGTCAACTACGGCTTCCTCGCGAACCTGCGTCAGAACCCGAACCAGAAGTACGACGCGTCGCTGGATATCACCACGCCTGAGTCGGTCGACTTCTCGGTCACTCATCAGCTGGACGACCAGTGGACCCTCTACGCAGGCAGCACCTGGACTCGCTGGAGCCGCCTGAAGGAAATCAGCGTCGAGAACAGCGGTGTTCCTGCCGCCCTGGCCCCCCAGTTCGGCACCATCACTGAAGAGCAGAACTGGCACGACACCTGGGCTCACGCCATCGGTGCTTCCTATCAGTTGAACAAGCAGTGGGTGCTGCGTACCGGCCTGTCCGTTGACCAGGCACCGACCAACAACGAAAACCGTTCCCCACGCATCCCGACGGGCGATCGCAAGATTTTCAGCCTGGGCGCCGGCTGGAGCCCGACCGACGACCTGACCATCGACGTAGCGTATTCTTACCTGCGCGAAGAGTCGGTCAAGGTCAACAACAGCAACGGTGCCCCTCGTAACCAGAGCTACAACGCCAAGTACGAAAACAGTGCGAACGGTTTCGGTGTCGGTGCGACCTACCGCTTCTGA
- a CDS encoding adenosylcobinamide-GDP ribazoletransferase, protein MLPFWIALQFLSSLPIRLPGMPEPQELGRSLLFYPLVGLLFGGILWAFNWLLLGTPLLLHAALLLTVWVLLSGALHLDGLADSADAWLGGFGDRERTLTIMKDPRSGPIAVVTLVLVLLLKFAALLALIEQQHAVVLIIVPLIGRSAMLGLFLTTPYVRAGGLGQALADHLPRLAGKRVLAVSALTCVLIAGLSGVLAVVLAALVFVWLRQVMQRRLGGTTGDTAGALLEILEVAVLVGLAIC, encoded by the coding sequence ATGTTGCCGTTCTGGATCGCCCTGCAATTTTTGAGCAGTCTGCCGATTCGTCTGCCGGGCATGCCGGAACCACAGGAACTGGGGCGGTCGTTGCTGTTTTATCCGCTGGTCGGCTTGCTGTTCGGCGGGATTTTGTGGGCGTTCAACTGGCTGCTGCTCGGCACCCCGTTGTTGCTTCACGCAGCGCTGTTGCTGACGGTTTGGGTATTGCTCAGCGGCGCGTTGCACCTGGACGGCCTGGCCGACAGCGCCGATGCGTGGCTCGGTGGGTTCGGCGACCGCGAGCGCACGTTGACGATCATGAAGGACCCGCGCAGCGGGCCGATCGCGGTGGTGACGTTGGTGCTGGTGTTGCTGCTCAAGTTCGCTGCGTTGCTGGCATTGATCGAGCAGCAACACGCCGTTGTCCTGATCATTGTCCCGTTGATCGGGCGCAGCGCGATGCTGGGCTTGTTCCTGACCACGCCTTATGTGCGTGCCGGCGGTTTGGGGCAAGCCCTGGCCGATCATCTGCCGCGTTTGGCGGGTAAACGGGTGTTGGCGGTGAGTGCGTTGACGTGTGTTTTGATTGCCGGCCTCAGCGGCGTGTTGGCAGTGGTGCTGGCGGCGTTGGTGTTTGTCTGGCTGCGGCAAGTGATGCAGCGACGATTGGGCGGCACGACGGGCGATACGGCGGGGGCGTTGTTGGAAATCCTTGAAGTCGCGGTGCTGGTGGGATTGGCGATCTGCTGA
- a CDS encoding glutathione peroxidase, giving the protein MLMRWLAVPALLVAFSGWAQAAECPDLLQGSLPKLRAKESIDLCQRFAGKPLVVVNTASFCGFAPQFKSLEALNQRYKDQGLEVVGVPSNDFKQESKDGEETAKVCYVNYGVTFTMTEPQKVRGDDATHLFKIITKQSTAPKWNFYKYVVDRKGKVIANFSSLTTPDDPEFIAAVEKALASQP; this is encoded by the coding sequence ATGCTGATGCGCTGGCTCGCTGTTCCCGCGTTACTGGTAGCGTTTAGTGGATGGGCTCAAGCGGCAGAGTGCCCGGACCTTTTGCAAGGCTCGTTGCCCAAGCTGCGCGCCAAGGAATCCATCGACCTGTGCCAGCGCTTCGCCGGAAAACCGCTGGTGGTGGTCAATACCGCGAGCTTCTGTGGTTTTGCCCCGCAGTTCAAGAGCCTTGAGGCACTGAATCAGCGCTACAAGGATCAGGGGCTGGAGGTGGTCGGCGTTCCGTCCAACGACTTCAAGCAAGAGTCCAAGGATGGCGAAGAGACCGCCAAGGTCTGCTATGTGAACTACGGCGTGACGTTCACCATGACTGAACCGCAGAAAGTCCGCGGTGATGATGCGACTCATTTGTTCAAGATCATCACCAAGCAGAGCACCGCGCCGAAGTGGAATTTCTACAAATATGTGGTCGATCGCAAGGGCAAGGTGATCGCCAATTTCTCCAGCCTGACCACGCCTGACGATCCCGAGTTCATCGCTGCGGTGGAGAAAGCCCTGGCCTCGCAACCCTGA
- the cobD gene encoding threonine-phosphate decarboxylase CobD: MLEHGGRLRKAALDYGIAEADWLDLSSGLAPWPFPVPQIPLRAWARLPETDDGLERAACDYYGAAQVLPVAGSQMAIQLLPRLRRVGKVGVLSPCYAEHAEAWRRNGYIVREVLEQEVDFFLDSLDVLVVVNPNNPTGLSLTPSRLLDWHSRLAQRGGWLVVDEAFMDNTPPLSLAPFANQVGLIVLRSFGKFFGLAGVRLGFVLAERKLLKLLAEQVGPWAVSGPTRVLGQACLRDTEGHARQRVRAEEASERLALLLEQHGFKPQGGCALFQWLITDRAEDLHEFMARRGILLRLFTHNSSLRFGLPADDADFTRLEKALQAYAKETQ; encoded by the coding sequence ATGCTTGAGCACGGTGGTCGGTTACGCAAGGCAGCGCTCGATTACGGCATTGCCGAAGCCGATTGGCTCGACCTGTCCAGCGGCCTCGCGCCCTGGCCGTTTCCGGTCCCGCAGATCCCGTTGCGGGCCTGGGCGCGGTTGCCGGAAACCGATGACGGTCTGGAGCGGGCGGCCTGTGATTATTACGGCGCTGCTCAGGTGCTGCCGGTGGCCGGCTCGCAAATGGCGATCCAGTTGCTGCCGCGTTTGCGACGGGTCGGCAAGGTCGGCGTGCTCTCGCCGTGTTACGCCGAACACGCCGAAGCGTGGCGCCGTAATGGCTACATCGTGCGTGAAGTGCTGGAGCAGGAAGTCGACTTCTTTCTCGACAGTCTCGACGTGTTGGTGGTGGTCAACCCGAACAACCCAACCGGCCTGAGCCTGACGCCGAGTCGGCTGCTCGACTGGCATTCGCGGCTGGCGCAGCGCGGTGGCTGGCTGGTGGTGGACGAGGCGTTTATGGACAACACGCCGCCGCTGAGCCTGGCACCTTTTGCCAATCAGGTCGGGTTGATCGTGCTGCGTTCCTTCGGCAAGTTTTTCGGCCTGGCCGGTGTGCGCCTGGGTTTCGTACTGGCCGAGCGCAAGTTGCTCAAGTTGCTGGCCGAGCAAGTGGGACCGTGGGCGGTCAGCGGGCCGACGCGGGTGTTGGGGCAGGCCTGTCTGCGGGATACCGAAGGGCATGCCCGGCAACGGGTTCGCGCTGAAGAGGCCAGCGAGCGTCTGGCGCTGCTGCTGGAACAGCACGGTTTCAAACCACAGGGCGGCTGCGCCTTGTTTCAATGGCTGATCACCGACCGCGCCGAAGACCTGCATGAGTTCATGGCTCGGCGCGGCATTTTGCTGCGGTTGTTCACGCACAACAGCAGCCTGCGTTTTGGTTTGCCCGCCGATGACGCGGATTTCACCCGTCTCGAAAAAGCCCTGCAAGCCTACGCCAAGGAAACCCAATGA
- a CDS encoding MarR family winged helix-turn-helix transcriptional regulator, which translates to MLDSQCLCINLRRAARGVSRHYDGALDGFGINVAQYSLLCNLLRLDKPSISTLAEAMGLDRSTLGRNLRVLEGEGLLMLVEGEDMRNRIVMLTEAGVERLKAALPAWEAAQQRLIDRLGAEKRETLLRLLDELA; encoded by the coding sequence ATGCTCGACTCCCAATGTTTATGCATCAACCTGCGTCGCGCCGCCCGAGGCGTCAGCAGGCACTACGACGGCGCGCTCGACGGCTTCGGGATCAACGTTGCCCAGTATTCTCTGCTGTGTAATCTGCTGCGTCTGGATAAACCGAGTATTTCCACGTTGGCCGAGGCCATGGGGCTGGATCGCAGTACCTTGGGGCGCAATCTGCGGGTGCTGGAAGGCGAAGGCCTGCTGATGCTGGTCGAGGGCGAAGACATGCGTAACCGCATCGTCATGCTCACCGAGGCCGGTGTTGAGCGCCTGAAAGCGGCCTTGCCCGCGTGGGAAGCGGCGCAACAGCGATTGATTGACCGCCTGGGTGCCGAGAAACGCGAAACCTTGCTGCGACTGCTGGACGAACTGGCGTGA